One genomic segment of Esox lucius isolate fEsoLuc1 chromosome 15, fEsoLuc1.pri, whole genome shotgun sequence includes these proteins:
- the LOC105015380 gene encoding pre-mRNA-splicing regulator WTAP-like isoform X1, whose product MRCREDQIVNRRIDQSYKLVAEPYCYARYKPVRMTEEPVPKKVRLSESDLKTLTREELCERWKQEEAYVQMLETKYADLNSNDVTGLRESEEKLKLQQQEAARRENILVMRLATKEQEMQECTTQIQYLKQAQQPSVAQLRSTLVDPAVNLFFLKMKSELEENKDKLEQAQNELSAWKFTPDSQTGKKLMAKCRMLIQENQELGRQISQGRIAQLEAELALQKKYSEELKSSQDELNDFIIQLDEEVEGMQSTILVLQQQLRETRQQLNQREGSVPLSAPTSAPLDHQPEPEENDRKMGLVKANGPGNTSPSNVTETDSGPSPSTHVETCVNTEQDQESLLSPSNTGTDSKLSSHSRTITQQLSQGYYETVDSPAGSETSVTLHSIDWNQDPQEVRTVTRTRSGTDCRTAGALHTQNGLNVTM is encoded by the exons ATGCGTTGTAGGGAAGATCAGATCGTCAACAGGCGCATAGACCAGAGCTATAAGCTAGTTGCCGAGCCATATTGCTATGCTAG GTATAAGCCAGTCAGAATGACGGAGGAACCTGTACCTAAAAAG GTTCGCCTCAGTGAATCTGATCTGAAGACTCTTACAAGAGAGGAGCTCTGTGAAAG ATGGAAGCAGGAGGAGGCTTATGTGCAGATGCTTGAGACTAAATATGCAGATTTGAATT CAAATGATGTGACGGGCCTTCGGGAGTCTGAGGAGAAATTGAAACTGCAGCAACAAGAGGCAGCCAGGAGGGAGAACATCCTTGTTATGAGGCTGGCCACGAAGGAGCAGGAGATGCAGGAATGCACT ACCCAGATCCAGTACCTGAAGCAAGCCCAGCAACCCAGTGTGGCCCAGTTGAGATCCACCCTGGTGGACCCAGCAGTCAACTTGTTTTTCCTCAAGATGAAGAGTGAACTGGAAGAGAACAAAGACAAACTGGAGCAAGCCCAAAATGAACTGAGTGCCTGGAAATTTACGCCTGATAG CCAAACGGGGAAGAAGCTGATGGCTAAGTGCAGGATGTTGATCCAGGAAAACCAGGAGTTGGGCAGACAGATCTCTCAGGGTCGTATTGCCCAGCTGGAGGCCGAGCTGGCCCTGCAGAAGAAGTACAGCGAGGAGCTCAAGAGCAGCCAGGATG AGTTGAATGACTTCATCATCCAGCTGGACGAGGAGGTGGAGGGCATGCAGAGCACCATCCTGGTCCTCCAGCAGCAGCTCAGAGAGACTCGCCAGCAGCTGAATCAGAGAGAAGGCTCCGTTCCCCTGTCTGCTCCCACCTCAGCCCCCCTGGACCACCAGCCAGAGCCAGAGGAGAATGACCGCAAGATGGGATTGGTCAAGGCCAATGGGCCAGGCAACACCAGTCCCTCTAATGTGACCGAGACAGATTCTGGCCCCTCCCCTTCCACACATGTAGAGACATGCGTCAATACAGAGCAGGATCAGGAGTCCCTACTGTCCCCCTCCAACACAGGCACGGACTCCAAACTCTCTAGCCACTCTAGGACCATAACCCAGCAGCTTAGCCAGGGCTATTATGAGACTGTAGACTCCCCCGCAGGTAGTGAGACCTCGGTCACTCTACACTCCATAGACTGGAACCAGGACCCCCAAGAGGTCAGGACAGTGACACGGACTAGGTCTGGCACAGACTGCAGGACTGCGGGCGCGTTACATACCCAGAATGGCTTGAATGTCACAATGTAG
- the LOC105015449 gene encoding otoferlin, with translation MKKSRGHKSDHGKGGGDEAAILETEDLDFTGGMGGKGVPDPDTISLASVTAVTTNVSNKRSKPDIKMEPSAGRPMDYQVSVTVIEARQLVGLNMDPVVCVEIGDDKKYTQMKESTNCPYYNEYFVFDFHVPPDVLFDKILKVSVIHSKNLLRSGTLVGSFKLDVGTVYSQPEHQFFHKWALLSDPDDITAGCKGYVKCDIAVVGKGDNIKTPHKSTETDEDDIEGNLLIPEGVPAERQWARYYVKVYKAEGLPKMNTSIMANVKKAFIGENKDLVDPYVQVLFAGQKGKTSIQKSSYEPIWNEQIIFTEMFPPLCKRMKVQIRDSDKVNDVALGTHFIDLRKIANDGDKGFLPTLGPAWVNMYGSTRSYTIMDEHQDLNEGLGEGVSFRARLLISLGVEILDTSSPEIMSSTEVQVEGVPKISESATGKVEEFFLFGAFLEATMIDRKIGDKPINFEVTIGNYGSEIDNVGKPSPSGGKKSGGDGDEEESELIHGSSDEEAGDDDNDLVSVSATPPMKPVITDRNYFHLPYFERKPCIYIKSRWQDQRRRLYNANIMDNIADKLEEGLNDVQEIIKTEKTYPERRLRGVLEDLSNGCSQFLTLANKDQNQPGRTKLDKERLKSCMRELESMGQQAKTIRTQVKKNTVRDKIKLVQNFLQKLRFLADDPQHSVPDIYIWMMSNNKRIAYARVPSKDILYSGVEEETGKDCGKVKTIFFKLPGKKGFGAAGWTVQAKTEIYLWLGLNRQRKDFLSGLPNGFEENKMLKGPGSQSAPPISLTYMMKQIFQLRGPFVPGSQPVAADRSGLSDPFARVFFSSHSQVTEVLNETLCPTWDQLMVFDNVELFGEVGELRDDPPIIVIEIYDQDTVGKAEFMGRTFAKPITKMADEHYGPPRFPPQLEYYQIYRGNCAAGELLAAFELLQIGPNGKADLPPIEGPTDIDRGPILPVPLGIRPVLSKYRIEVLFWGLRDLKRVNLAAVDRPRVDIECAGKGVQSSLIQNYKKNPNFSTLVKMFEVDLPENELLHPPLNIRVVDCRAFGRYTLVGNHAVTSLRKFIYRAADKNGNDWNVHEEIIVNMEPEPTVKKMETMVKLESGSDAVVKIEVCEDEKGGKKKKRKKGGEEVEEEELDESMLDWWSKYFASIETLMEILKAQEAAMADAEEKEEHDNAADGEIKPDESTVKGKRGKAKKDKKKAGLGDMPEKKKKKIDELKVYPKELENEFDYFEDWLHSFNLFRGKAGDDEDQNVADEDRIIGKFKGSLCMYKVPVADEIQREMGFDSNMGMFQNIPTNDPINILVRVYIIRATDLHPADINGKADPYIAIKLGKSDIKDKENYISKQLNPIFGKSFDIEATFPMDSTLTVSIYDWDLVGTDDLIGETKLDLENRYYTKHRATCGIPSKYSIHGYNVWRDPLKPTQVLAKLCKDGKLDGPHYGPGGRVKVANHVFFGPTEIEDENGLKKQTDEHLALTVLNHWEDIPRVGCKLIPEHVETRPLLNPDKPGIEQGRIEMWVDMFPKDMPAPGPAIDISPRKPKKFELRVIIWSTDEVILEDDDIFTGEKSSDIFVRGWLKGQQEDKQDTDVHYHSLTGEGLFNWRFIYPFDYLQAEEKIVLSKKESMFAWDETEYKIPARLNLQVWDADHFSADDFLGAIELDLNRFPRGAKTAKQCSINMILNEQDVPMVSIFKQRRIKGWWPFLARDENDELELTGKVEAELQLVTAEEAEKSPVGEGRNEPEPLEKPNRPDTAFLWFLMPFKAIKNLVCNQYFWLTIKLVVALLLVLILGLFIYSMPGYMVKKLLGA, from the exons ATGAAGAAGTCACGTGGACATAAGTCGGATCATGGAAAAGGAGGAG GCGACGAAGCAGCCATCTTGGAGACAGAGGACCTGGACTTCACGGGAGGTATGGGAGGAAAGGGGGTCCCGGACCCCGATACCATCTCCCTGGCCTCAGTCACAGCCGTCACCACTAATGTGTCCAACAAGAG ATCTAAACCAGACATAAAAATGGAACCTAGCGCCGGTCGACCAATGGATTACCAA GTTAGTGTTACCGTCATAGAGGCACGGCAGCTGGTAGGGCTCAACATGGATCCAGTGGTCTGTGTGGAGATTGGAGACGATAAGAAATACACTCAGATGAAGGAGTCCACAAACTGCCCTTACTACAATGAG TACTTTGTCTTCGACTTCCACGTCCCGCCCGATGTTTTGTTTGACAAGATCCTGAAGGTGTCG GTAATCCACTCCAAGAACCTGCTGCGTAGTGGAACCCTGGTTGGCTCTTTCAAACTGGATGTAGGCACTGTCTACTCACAACCAG AACACCAGTTTTTCCACAAATGGGCCCTTCTGTCTGACCCTGATGACATCACGGCCGGGTGCAAAGGTTATGTTAAATGTGACATTGCTGTTGTGGGGAAAGGGGACAACATCAAGACTCCACACAAGTCTACCGAAACAGATGAAGACGATATAGAAGG TAATCTGCTGATACCTGAGGGGGTTCCCGCGGAACGCCAGTGGGCTCGCTACTACGTGAAAGTTTACAAAGCCGAGGGCCTTCCCAAGATGAACACCAGCATCATGGCTAACGTCAAGAAGGCTTTCATAGGCGAGAACAAGGACCTTGTGGACCCTTATGTACAAGTTCTGTTCGCTGGCCAGAAA GGAAAAACATCTATCCAGAAGAGCAGCTATGAACCGATCTGGAATGAGCAGATCATCTTCACTGAGATGTTTCCACCGCTATGTAAACGCATGAAGGTCCAGATCCGAGACTCGGACAAAGTGAACGACGTGGCCCTCGGGACGCACTTCATTGACCTGAGAAAGATTGCCAATGATGGAGACAAAG GCTTCCTTCCCACGCTGGGTCCTGCTTGGGTGAACATGTATGGCTCGACGCGTAGCTACACCATCATGGACGAGCACCAGGATCTGAACGAGGGTCTGGGAGAGGGGGTGTCCTTCAGGGCCCGTCTGCTAATTAGCCTGGGGGTGGAGATCTTAGACACCTCCTCTCCTGAGATCATGAGCTCCACAGAGGTCCAGGTGGAGGGCGTGCCCAAGATCTCAGAG AGTGCCACAGGAAAAGTAGAAGAGTTTTTCCTCTTCGGGGCATTCCTGGAAGCCACTATGATTGACAGGAAGATCGGGGACAAACCAATCAACTTTGAGGTTACAATAG gtaactATGGCAGCGAGATTGACAATGTGGGAAAGCCCTCGCCAAGTGGAGGGAAGAAGAGTGGTGGAGACGGAGATGAGGAGGAGTCGGAGCTAATCCATGGCTCTAGTGATGAAGAGGCTGGAGATGATGATAATGACCTGGTCTCAGTGTCGGCCACCCCGCCCATGAAACCGGTcattacagacag AAACTACTTTCACCTCCCTTACTTTGAGAGGAAGCCATGTATTTACATTAAAAGTCGGTGGCAGGACCAGAGAAGAAGACTGTACAATGCCAACATTATGGACAACATCGCTGATAAACTG GAGGAGGGTCTAAACGATGTACAGGAGATCATAAAGACAGAGAAGACCTATCCTGAACGGCGACTTAGAGGTGTCCTGGAGGATCTCAGCAACGGATGCAG tcaATTTCTGACTCTTGCTAACAAGGACCAGAACCAGCCTGGGAGGACCAAATTGGACAAAGAGAGACTCAAGTCATGCATGAGGGAATTG GAGAGTATGGGTCAGCAGGCTAAGACCATCAGAACGCAGGTGAAGAAGAATACAGTGAGGGATAAGATCAAGCTGGTCCAGAACTTCCTCCAGAAGCTCAGATTCCTAGCTGACGAC CCGCAGCACAGCGTCCCAGACATCTACATCTGGATGATGAGCAACAACAAACGCATTGCCTATGCCCGTGTCCCCTCAAAAGACATCCTGTACTCCGGGGTGGAAGAGGAGACTGGGAAGGACTGTGGCAAAGTCAAAACCATCTTCTTCAAG CTGCCTGGTAAGAAGGGCTTTGGGGCAGCCGGCTGGACTGTACAGGCTAAGACTGAGATATACCTGTGGCTGGGTCTGAACCGTCAGAGGAAGGACTTCCTGTCAGGCCTGCCCAATGGCTTCGAAGAGAACAAGATGCTCAAAGGACCTGGCTCGCAATCTGCTCCACCCATCAGCCTCACATACATGA TGAAGCAGATTTTCCAGCTGAGGGGTCCATTTGTACCAGGCTCGCAGCCTGTTGCAGCCGACCGCAGCGGCCTCTCGGACCCCTTTGCCAGGGTCTTCTTCTCCTCACACAGCCAGGTCACAGAG GTGCTGAATGAGACACTGTGTCCCACCTGGGACCAGCTGATGGTTTTCGACAATGTTGAACTGTTTGGAGAGGTCGGAGAACTGAGGGACGACCCTCCAATCATTGTCATAGAAATATACGACCAGGACACGGTG GGCAAGGCAGAGTTCATGGGCAGGACCTTTGCCAAGCCCATAACCAAGATGGCTGACGAACACTATGGACCTCCACGATTCCCTCCCCAACTAGAGTACTACCAAATCTACAGGGGGAACTGTGCTGCCGGAGAGCTGCTGGCAGCCTTTGAATTGCTGCAG ATTGGCCCTAATGGCAAAGCTGACCTGCCACCCATCGAAGGTCCTACAGACATTGACCGTGGTCCCATCCTACCCGTCCCTCTGGGCATCAGACCAGTCCTCAGCAAATACAGGATTGAG GTGCTGTTCTGGGGTCTACGGGACCTAAAGAGGGTCAACCTGGCTGCAGTGGACAGGCCTCGTGTAGATATAGAATGTGCCGGCAAAGGGGTCCAGTCTTCCCTCATCCAAAATTACAAGAAAAATCCCAATTTCAGCACCCTGGTAAAGATGTTTGAGGTG GATCTGCCGGAAAACGAGCTGCTCCACCCTCCCCTGAACATCAGGGTGGTGGACTGCAGAGCGTTCGGACGCTACACCCTGGTGGGGAACCATGCTGTCACTTCCTTGCGCAAGTTCATCTACCGAGCAGCTGACAAGAACGGCAACGACTGGAACGTTCatg AGGAGATCATTGTCAACATGGAGCCAGAGCCTACCGTCAAAAAAATGGAGACCATGGTCAAGCTGGAGTCT GGGTCCGATGCAGTGGTCAAAATTGAGGTATGT GAGGATGAGAAGGgggggaagaagaagaagaggaagaagggaggagaggaggtggaagaggaggagctggATGAAAGCATGTTGGATTGGTGGTCCAAATACTTTGCCTCCATTGAAACTCTGATGGAG ATTCTCAAGGCTCAGGAGGCAGCTATGGCTGACgcggaggagaaagaggagcacGATAATGCTGCTGACGGAG AGATCAAACCTGACGAATCTACTGTcaaaggaaagagagggaaggcaAAGAAGGACAAGAAAAAGGCAGGACTTGGAGATATgccagagaagaaaaaaaagaagattgaCGAGTTGAAG GTGTACCCAAAAGAGCTGGAGAATGAGTTTGATTACTTTGAAGACTGGCTTCACTCCTTCAACCTGTTTAGAGGGAAGGCTGGTGATGACGAAGACCAGAATGTGGCTGATGAAGACAGAATTATTGGCAAATTCAAA GGCTCTCTGTGCATGTATAAAGTCCCGGTAGCAGACGAGATACAGAGGGAGATGGGCTTCGATTCTAACATGGGCATGTTCCAAAACATTCCAACGAATGATCCAATCAACATCCTCGTCCGAGTCTATATCATCAGG GCTACTGACCTTCATCCAGCAGATATCAATGGAAAAGCAGATCCTTACATCGCTATTAAACTGGGCAAGTCAGATatcaaagacaaagaaaactatATTTCCAAACAACTCAACCCTATCTTTGGCAA ATCCTTTGACATCGAGGCCACATTTCCCATGGACTCCACGCTGACAGTGTCAATCTACGACTGGGACTTAGTGGGCACAGACGACCTCATTGGAGAGACCAAACTGGATCTGGAAAACCGCTACTACACCAAGCACAGAGCAACATGTGGCATTCCGTCTAAATATTCCAT CCACGGCTACAATGTGTGGCGGGACCCCCTGAAACCGACCCAGGTCCTGGCGAAGCTGTGCAAGGATGGCAAGCTGGACGGGCCACACTATGGTCCCGGAGGGCGGGTCAAGGTGGCCAACCATGTCTTCTTTGGCCCAACCGAGATCGAAGATGAAAATG GTCTGAAGAAGCAGACGGATGAGCACCTGGCCCTGACAGTACTGAATCACTGGGAGGACATTCCCAGGGTGGGCTGTAAACTCATTCCAGAACATGTGGAGACCAGGCCACTCCTAAACCCAGACAAGCCAGGGATCGAACAG GGAAGGATTGAGATGTGGGTGGACATGTTCCCCAAAGACATGCCTGCACCTGGACCGGCCATTGATATTTCACCCAGGAAACCGAAGAA GTTTGAATTGAGGGTAATTATCTGGAGCACAGATGAAGTCATTCTAGAGGATGATGACATCTTCACTGGAGAAAAGTCCAGTGATATCTTCGTGCGGGG CTGGCTGAAGGGCCAGCAAGAGGACAAGCAGGACACGGATGTCCACTACCACTCCCTGACAGGCGAGGGCCTCTTCAACTGGCGCTTCATCTACCCCTTTGACTACCTACAGGCAGAGGAGAAGATCGTCCTCTCTAAGAAGGAGTCTATGTTTGCCTGGGATGAGACTGAATATAAGATCCCTGCTCGTCTCAACCTACAAGTCTGGGATGCCGATCACTTCTCTGCAGACGACTTCTTAG GGGCCATTGAGCTGGACTTGAACCGTTTCCCCCGAGGAGCGAAGACAGCCAAACAGTGCTCCATCAACATGATACTGAACGAACAGGACGTCCCAATGGTGTCCATCTTCAAACAAAGGCGGATCAAGGGCTGGTGGCCCTTCCTGGCCAGAGATGAGAACGACGAGTTGGAACTCACG GGGAAAGTGGAAGCGGAGCTACAGCTGGTGACTGCAGAAGAGGCTGAGAAGAGTCCAGTTGGTGAAGGACGCAATGAACCTGAGCCTCTGGAGAAACCAAA ccGTCCAGACACTGCCTTCCTTTGGTTCCTCATGCCTTTCAAGGCCATCAAAAACCTTGTATGCAACCAGTATTTCTGGCTCACCATCAAGTTAGTGGTGGCCCTGCTGTTGGTCCTCATACTGGGTCTCTTCATCTACAGCATGCCTGGCTACATGGTCAAGAAACTACTGGGCGCCTGA
- the LOC105015380 gene encoding pre-mRNA-splicing regulator WTAP-like isoform X3 has product MTEEPVPKKVRLSESDLKTLTREELCERWKQEEAYVQMLETKYADLNSNDVTGLRESEEKLKLQQQEAARRENILVMRLATKEQEMQECTTQIQYLKQAQQPSVAQLRSTLVDPAVNLFFLKMKSELEENKDKLEQAQNELSAWKFTPDSQTGKKLMAKCRMLIQENQELGRQISQGRIAQLEAELALQKKYSEELKSSQDELNDFIIQLDEEVEGMQSTILVLQQQLRETRQQLNQREGSVPLSAPTSAPLDHQPEPEENDRKMGLVKANGPGNTSPSNVTETDSGPSPSTHVETCVNTEQDQESLLSPSNTGTDSKLSSHSRTITQQLSQGYYETVDSPAGSETSVTLHSIDWNQDPQEVRTVTRTRSGTDCRTAGALHTQNGLNVTM; this is encoded by the exons ATGACGGAGGAACCTGTACCTAAAAAG GTTCGCCTCAGTGAATCTGATCTGAAGACTCTTACAAGAGAGGAGCTCTGTGAAAG ATGGAAGCAGGAGGAGGCTTATGTGCAGATGCTTGAGACTAAATATGCAGATTTGAATT CAAATGATGTGACGGGCCTTCGGGAGTCTGAGGAGAAATTGAAACTGCAGCAACAAGAGGCAGCCAGGAGGGAGAACATCCTTGTTATGAGGCTGGCCACGAAGGAGCAGGAGATGCAGGAATGCACT ACCCAGATCCAGTACCTGAAGCAAGCCCAGCAACCCAGTGTGGCCCAGTTGAGATCCACCCTGGTGGACCCAGCAGTCAACTTGTTTTTCCTCAAGATGAAGAGTGAACTGGAAGAGAACAAAGACAAACTGGAGCAAGCCCAAAATGAACTGAGTGCCTGGAAATTTACGCCTGATAG CCAAACGGGGAAGAAGCTGATGGCTAAGTGCAGGATGTTGATCCAGGAAAACCAGGAGTTGGGCAGACAGATCTCTCAGGGTCGTATTGCCCAGCTGGAGGCCGAGCTGGCCCTGCAGAAGAAGTACAGCGAGGAGCTCAAGAGCAGCCAGGATG AGTTGAATGACTTCATCATCCAGCTGGACGAGGAGGTGGAGGGCATGCAGAGCACCATCCTGGTCCTCCAGCAGCAGCTCAGAGAGACTCGCCAGCAGCTGAATCAGAGAGAAGGCTCCGTTCCCCTGTCTGCTCCCACCTCAGCCCCCCTGGACCACCAGCCAGAGCCAGAGGAGAATGACCGCAAGATGGGATTGGTCAAGGCCAATGGGCCAGGCAACACCAGTCCCTCTAATGTGACCGAGACAGATTCTGGCCCCTCCCCTTCCACACATGTAGAGACATGCGTCAATACAGAGCAGGATCAGGAGTCCCTACTGTCCCCCTCCAACACAGGCACGGACTCCAAACTCTCTAGCCACTCTAGGACCATAACCCAGCAGCTTAGCCAGGGCTATTATGAGACTGTAGACTCCCCCGCAGGTAGTGAGACCTCGGTCACTCTACACTCCATAGACTGGAACCAGGACCCCCAAGAGGTCAGGACAGTGACACGGACTAGGTCTGGCACAGACTGCAGGACTGCGGGCGCGTTACATACCCAGAATGGCTTGAATGTCACAATGTAG
- the LOC105015380 gene encoding pre-mRNA-splicing regulator WTAP-like isoform X2: MFQTQIVCSRYKPVRMTEEPVPKKVRLSESDLKTLTREELCERWKQEEAYVQMLETKYADLNSNDVTGLRESEEKLKLQQQEAARRENILVMRLATKEQEMQECTTQIQYLKQAQQPSVAQLRSTLVDPAVNLFFLKMKSELEENKDKLEQAQNELSAWKFTPDSQTGKKLMAKCRMLIQENQELGRQISQGRIAQLEAELALQKKYSEELKSSQDELNDFIIQLDEEVEGMQSTILVLQQQLRETRQQLNQREGSVPLSAPTSAPLDHQPEPEENDRKMGLVKANGPGNTSPSNVTETDSGPSPSTHVETCVNTEQDQESLLSPSNTGTDSKLSSHSRTITQQLSQGYYETVDSPAGSETSVTLHSIDWNQDPQEVRTVTRTRSGTDCRTAGALHTQNGLNVTM; this comes from the exons ATGTTTCAAACTCAGATTGTTTGTTCAAGGTATAAGCCAGTCAGAATGACGGAGGAACCTGTACCTAAAAAG GTTCGCCTCAGTGAATCTGATCTGAAGACTCTTACAAGAGAGGAGCTCTGTGAAAG ATGGAAGCAGGAGGAGGCTTATGTGCAGATGCTTGAGACTAAATATGCAGATTTGAATT CAAATGATGTGACGGGCCTTCGGGAGTCTGAGGAGAAATTGAAACTGCAGCAACAAGAGGCAGCCAGGAGGGAGAACATCCTTGTTATGAGGCTGGCCACGAAGGAGCAGGAGATGCAGGAATGCACT ACCCAGATCCAGTACCTGAAGCAAGCCCAGCAACCCAGTGTGGCCCAGTTGAGATCCACCCTGGTGGACCCAGCAGTCAACTTGTTTTTCCTCAAGATGAAGAGTGAACTGGAAGAGAACAAAGACAAACTGGAGCAAGCCCAAAATGAACTGAGTGCCTGGAAATTTACGCCTGATAG CCAAACGGGGAAGAAGCTGATGGCTAAGTGCAGGATGTTGATCCAGGAAAACCAGGAGTTGGGCAGACAGATCTCTCAGGGTCGTATTGCCCAGCTGGAGGCCGAGCTGGCCCTGCAGAAGAAGTACAGCGAGGAGCTCAAGAGCAGCCAGGATG AGTTGAATGACTTCATCATCCAGCTGGACGAGGAGGTGGAGGGCATGCAGAGCACCATCCTGGTCCTCCAGCAGCAGCTCAGAGAGACTCGCCAGCAGCTGAATCAGAGAGAAGGCTCCGTTCCCCTGTCTGCTCCCACCTCAGCCCCCCTGGACCACCAGCCAGAGCCAGAGGAGAATGACCGCAAGATGGGATTGGTCAAGGCCAATGGGCCAGGCAACACCAGTCCCTCTAATGTGACCGAGACAGATTCTGGCCCCTCCCCTTCCACACATGTAGAGACATGCGTCAATACAGAGCAGGATCAGGAGTCCCTACTGTCCCCCTCCAACACAGGCACGGACTCCAAACTCTCTAGCCACTCTAGGACCATAACCCAGCAGCTTAGCCAGGGCTATTATGAGACTGTAGACTCCCCCGCAGGTAGTGAGACCTCGGTCACTCTACACTCCATAGACTGGAACCAGGACCCCCAAGAGGTCAGGACAGTGACACGGACTAGGTCTGGCACAGACTGCAGGACTGCGGGCGCGTTACATACCCAGAATGGCTTGAATGTCACAATGTAG
- the LOC105015380 gene encoding pre-mRNA-splicing regulator WTAP-like isoform X4, whose amino-acid sequence MAKCRMLIQENQELGRQISQGRIAQLEAELALQKKYSEELKSSQDELNDFIIQLDEEVEGMQSTILVLQQQLRETRQQLNQREGSVPLSAPTSAPLDHQPEPEENDRKMGLVKANGPGNTSPSNVTETDSGPSPSTHVETCVNTEQDQESLLSPSNTGTDSKLSSHSRTITQQLSQGYYETVDSPAGSETSVTLHSIDWNQDPQEVRTVTRTRSGTDCRTAGALHTQNGLNVTM is encoded by the exons ATGGCTAAGTGCAGGATGTTGATCCAGGAAAACCAGGAGTTGGGCAGACAGATCTCTCAGGGTCGTATTGCCCAGCTGGAGGCCGAGCTGGCCCTGCAGAAGAAGTACAGCGAGGAGCTCAAGAGCAGCCAGGATG AGTTGAATGACTTCATCATCCAGCTGGACGAGGAGGTGGAGGGCATGCAGAGCACCATCCTGGTCCTCCAGCAGCAGCTCAGAGAGACTCGCCAGCAGCTGAATCAGAGAGAAGGCTCCGTTCCCCTGTCTGCTCCCACCTCAGCCCCCCTGGACCACCAGCCAGAGCCAGAGGAGAATGACCGCAAGATGGGATTGGTCAAGGCCAATGGGCCAGGCAACACCAGTCCCTCTAATGTGACCGAGACAGATTCTGGCCCCTCCCCTTCCACACATGTAGAGACATGCGTCAATACAGAGCAGGATCAGGAGTCCCTACTGTCCCCCTCCAACACAGGCACGGACTCCAAACTCTCTAGCCACTCTAGGACCATAACCCAGCAGCTTAGCCAGGGCTATTATGAGACTGTAGACTCCCCCGCAGGTAGTGAGACCTCGGTCACTCTACACTCCATAGACTGGAACCAGGACCCCCAAGAGGTCAGGACAGTGACACGGACTAGGTCTGGCACAGACTGCAGGACTGCGGGCGCGTTACATACCCAGAATGGCTTGAATGTCACAATGTAG
- the LOC105015380 gene encoding pre-mRNA-splicing regulator WTAP-like isoform X5 yields the protein MRCREDQIVNRRIDQSYKLVAEPYCYARYKPVRMTEEPVPKKVRLSESDLKTLTREELCERWKQEEAYVQMLETKYADLNSNDVTGLRESEEKLKLQQQEAARRENILVMRLATKEQEMQECTTQIQYLKQAQQPSVAQLRSTLVDPAVNLFFLKMKSELEENKDKLEQAQNELSAWKFTPDR from the exons ATGCGTTGTAGGGAAGATCAGATCGTCAACAGGCGCATAGACCAGAGCTATAAGCTAGTTGCCGAGCCATATTGCTATGCTAG GTATAAGCCAGTCAGAATGACGGAGGAACCTGTACCTAAAAAG GTTCGCCTCAGTGAATCTGATCTGAAGACTCTTACAAGAGAGGAGCTCTGTGAAAG ATGGAAGCAGGAGGAGGCTTATGTGCAGATGCTTGAGACTAAATATGCAGATTTGAATT CAAATGATGTGACGGGCCTTCGGGAGTCTGAGGAGAAATTGAAACTGCAGCAACAAGAGGCAGCCAGGAGGGAGAACATCCTTGTTATGAGGCTGGCCACGAAGGAGCAGGAGATGCAGGAATGCACT ACCCAGATCCAGTACCTGAAGCAAGCCCAGCAACCCAGTGTGGCCCAGTTGAGATCCACCCTGGTGGACCCAGCAGTCAACTTGTTTTTCCTCAAGATGAAGAGTGAACTGGAAGAGAACAAAGACAAACTGGAGCAAGCCCAAAATGAACTGAGTGCCTGGAAATTTACGCCTGATAGGTAA